One segment of Xanthomonas oryzae pv. oryzae DNA contains the following:
- the acs gene encoding acetate--CoA ligase — MADVYPVDPAFAADARVTREQYAALYRESIEHPEQFWGKAAQRLEWFKQPTQVKDVSYALDDFHIRWFGDGELNASVNCLDRQLATRGDKTALLFEPDSPDAASYPVTYRQLYERVCKLGNALRNLGVKKGDRVTIYLPMIVDAAVAMLACARIGAVHSVVFGGFAANSIADRVIDCQSKLIITADEGLRGGKKIPLKANVDAALKIPGTNTIETVLVVRHTGGAVEMQAPRDRWFHDVVDGQPAECEPERMNAEDPLFILYTSGSTGKPKGVLHTTAGYLLFASYTHEVVFDLREDDIYWCTADVGWVTGHSYIVYGPLANGATAVMFEGVPNYPNVSRFWEVIDKHQVTIFYTAPTAIRALMRDGAEPVKKTSRKSLRLLGSVGEPINPEAWRWYYDVVGDSRCPIVDTWWQTETGGILISPLAGAVDLKPGSATLPFFGVQPALVDAEGKILEGATEGNLVLLDSWPGQMRSVYGDHQRFIDTYFRTYPGSYFTGDGCRRDADGYYWITGRVDDVINVSGHRIGTAEVESALVSHPKVAEAAVVGFPHDVKGQGIYAYVTLIAGETPSDELHKELVSWVRKEIGPIASPDHLQWAPGLPKTRSGKIMRRILRKIAENAPDQLGDTSTLADPSVVDSLVNERLTR; from the coding sequence ATGGCTGATGTTTATCCCGTCGATCCCGCGTTCGCCGCCGATGCGCGCGTGACGCGCGAGCAGTACGCCGCGCTGTACCGCGAATCGATCGAACACCCTGAGCAATTCTGGGGCAAGGCCGCGCAGCGGTTGGAATGGTTCAAGCAACCCACCCAGGTCAAGGACGTCAGCTACGCGCTGGACGACTTCCATATCCGCTGGTTCGGCGATGGCGAGCTCAACGCCAGCGTCAACTGCCTGGACCGCCAGTTGGCCACACGCGGCGACAAGACCGCGCTGCTGTTCGAACCCGACAGCCCGGACGCGGCGTCGTACCCGGTCACCTATCGCCAGTTGTATGAGCGCGTCTGCAAGCTTGGCAATGCGCTGCGCAACCTGGGCGTCAAGAAAGGCGACCGGGTCACCATCTATCTGCCGATGATCGTCGATGCGGCGGTGGCCATGCTCGCCTGCGCGCGCATCGGGGCGGTGCACTCGGTGGTGTTCGGCGGCTTTGCCGCCAACTCCATCGCCGACCGCGTGATCGATTGCCAGAGCAAGCTGATCATCACCGCCGACGAAGGCCTGCGTGGCGGCAAGAAGATTCCGCTCAAGGCCAACGTCGATGCAGCGCTGAAGATTCCCGGCACCAACACGATCGAAACCGTGCTGGTGGTGCGTCACACCGGTGGCGCAGTGGAGATGCAGGCACCGCGCGATCGCTGGTTCCATGACGTGGTCGACGGCCAACCGGCCGAATGCGAACCCGAGCGGATGAACGCGGAAGACCCGCTCTTCATCCTCTATACATCCGGCTCCACCGGCAAACCCAAGGGCGTGCTGCACACCACTGCCGGCTACCTGCTGTTTGCCAGCTACACGCACGAAGTGGTGTTCGACCTGCGCGAGGACGACATCTACTGGTGCACCGCCGACGTGGGCTGGGTCACCGGCCATAGCTACATCGTCTACGGCCCGCTCGCCAACGGCGCCACCGCGGTGATGTTCGAAGGCGTGCCCAACTACCCGAACGTGTCGCGCTTCTGGGAAGTGATCGACAAGCACCAGGTCACCATCTTCTACACCGCGCCTACTGCGATTCGCGCGTTGATGCGCGACGGTGCGGAACCGGTCAAGAAGACCTCGCGCAAGAGCCTGCGCCTGCTGGGCAGCGTCGGCGAGCCGATCAATCCGGAAGCCTGGCGCTGGTACTACGACGTGGTTGGCGACAGCCGCTGCCCGATCGTGGACACCTGGTGGCAGACCGAAACCGGCGGCATCCTGATCTCGCCGCTGGCCGGCGCGGTCGATCTCAAGCCGGGCTCGGCCACCCTGCCGTTCTTCGGCGTGCAGCCAGCGCTGGTGGATGCCGAAGGCAAGATCCTGGAAGGCGCCACCGAAGGCAATCTGGTGCTGCTGGATTCCTGGCCGGGCCAGATGCGTAGCGTCTACGGCGACCATCAGCGCTTTATCGATACCTACTTCCGCACCTATCCGGGCAGCTACTTCACCGGCGACGGTTGTCGCCGCGATGCCGACGGCTACTACTGGATCACCGGCCGCGTGGATGACGTGATCAACGTGTCGGGCCACCGCATCGGCACCGCCGAAGTGGAAAGCGCGCTGGTCTCGCACCCCAAGGTCGCCGAAGCGGCCGTGGTCGGCTTTCCGCACGACGTCAAGGGCCAGGGCATCTATGCCTACGTCACCCTGATCGCCGGCGAGACTCCGAGCGACGAACTGCACAAGGAACTGGTGAGCTGGGTGCGCAAGGAGATCGGCCCGATCGCCTCGCCCGATCACCTGCAGTGGGCTCCCGGCCTGCCCAAGACCCGCTCGGGCAAGATCATGCGCCGCATCCTGCGCAAGATCGCCGAAAACGCCCCGGACCAGTTGGGCGACACCTCGACCTTAGCTGATCCATCGGTGGTGGATTCGCTGGTCAATGAGCGGTTGACGCGCTGA
- a CDS encoding aldo/keto reductase: MSGVVRQRLGSTDVQLSTLGFGAAPIGNLYTEVDEADALAAVAGAFEAGIRHFDSAPYYGYGLSEARLGRGLAGIPRADYTLSTKVGRCVYDDAQAVAGRDGFAVAGRRAAFDYSADGVRRAFASSLERLGTDYIDVLLLHDIGTLTHGDNHAHVLRQALEEALPAMAELKAAGACGAIGLGVNEQDVALEVLPRFPLDCVMLAGRYTLLEQHGARALLEQAQQRNVAILSAGPYSSGLLSDARGPGATYNYAPVDTATLRHAQRLYAACAAFGLDIGAAALQFPLAHPAVTTVVAGMRTVAEVQSAATRLAAPVPSALWQRLRDEGLLAAELPTP, from the coding sequence GTGAGCGGCGTGGTACGGCAGCGTCTCGGCAGCACCGACGTACAGCTGTCAACGCTGGGCTTCGGCGCCGCGCCGATCGGCAACCTGTATACGGAAGTGGATGAGGCAGACGCACTGGCCGCGGTCGCAGGCGCGTTCGAAGCCGGCATCCGTCATTTCGATAGCGCGCCCTACTACGGCTATGGGCTGAGCGAAGCGCGCCTGGGCCGAGGCCTGGCCGGAATACCGCGCGCGGACTACACGCTGTCGACCAAGGTCGGCCGCTGCGTCTACGACGACGCCCAGGCTGTTGCCGGCCGCGACGGCTTTGCAGTGGCCGGGCGGCGCGCCGCGTTCGATTACAGCGCCGATGGTGTGCGGCGTGCGTTCGCCTCCAGCCTGGAACGCCTGGGCACCGACTACATCGACGTGTTGCTGCTGCACGACATCGGTACGCTGACCCACGGCGACAACCACGCCCACGTGCTGCGCCAGGCCTTGGAGGAGGCCTTGCCGGCGATGGCGGAGCTGAAGGCGGCCGGCGCGTGCGGTGCGATCGGGTTGGGCGTCAACGAGCAGGATGTGGCCCTGGAGGTATTGCCGCGTTTTCCGCTCGACTGCGTGATGCTGGCCGGCCGCTACACCCTGCTGGAACAGCACGGCGCGCGCGCGCTGCTGGAGCAGGCGCAGCAACGCAATGTGGCGATCCTGTCGGCTGGCCCGTACAGCTCCGGCCTGCTCAGCGACGCACGCGGCCCCGGCGCCACCTACAACTACGCCCCGGTCGATACCGCCACGCTGCGGCATGCGCAGCGGCTGTACGCGGCCTGCGCGGCGTTCGGGTTGGATATCGGCGCGGCCGCCTTGCAGTTCCCGCTGGCGCATCCGGCGGTGACCACGGTGGTGGCCGGCATGCGTACCGTGGCCGAAGTGCAATCGGCGGCCACGCGGCTTGCGGCCCCGGTGCCATCCGCACTGTGGCAACGCCTGCGCGATGAGGGCCTGCTCGCAGCGGAGTTGCCCACCCCGTGA
- a CDS encoding GFA family protein, with translation MSERHLRRSTHKVGDVTLGPVHRLSCHCGAVQIDLDLPHGLLDPRRCDCSMCRRRGAIVASVSLDGLHVLQGEDVLRLYQFNTQTAAHYFCGVCGIYTHHRRRSNPNEYGYNVGCLEGVNPYALNIAVPVEDGVNHPADRVTAAS, from the coding sequence ATGAGCGAGCGGCATCTGCGTCGCAGCACGCACAAGGTAGGCGATGTCACGCTGGGGCCGGTGCATCGTTTGAGTTGCCACTGCGGTGCAGTGCAAATCGATCTGGATCTGCCGCATGGTCTGCTCGATCCGCGCCGCTGCGATTGTTCGATGTGTCGCCGGCGTGGCGCCATCGTCGCGTCGGTCTCGCTCGATGGCCTACATGTGCTGCAGGGCGAAGACGTACTGCGGCTGTATCAGTTCAACACGCAGACGGCAGCGCATTATTTCTGTGGCGTGTGCGGTATTTACACGCATCACCGGCGCCGCTCCAACCCCAACGAATATGGTTACAACGTCGGCTGCCTGGAAGGCGTCAATCCATATGCCTTGAACATTGCCGTGCCCGTGGAAGACGGCGTCAACCATCCGGCCGACCGCGTTACCGCGGCAAGCTGA
- a CDS encoding 4'-phosphopantetheinyl transferase family protein: MTAHASWRVGPVQLWLRPHRHGERGEPQARQLLGPALGMDQALVPLQRDARGRPSLQPALPDRDTGWSHSGEYLLVGLGEGVRLGVDLERIRARPRVLEIAQRFFHPDEIASLAALAPDAQHALFFRLWCAKEALLKAYGHGLSFGLHRLAYALTPDDALHLQWCDPELGQAAQWQLHEWWAAPECRAALAFYPLAGA, from the coding sequence GTGACAGCGCATGCCAGCTGGCGGGTCGGCCCGGTGCAGCTGTGGCTGCGCCCGCACCGGCACGGCGAACGTGGCGAGCCGCAGGCACGTCAGCTGCTTGGCCCGGCGCTGGGGATGGACCAGGCGCTGGTGCCACTGCAGCGCGATGCACGTGGGCGTCCCTCGCTGCAGCCGGCACTGCCCGACCGCGATACCGGTTGGAGCCATAGCGGCGAGTATCTGCTGGTGGGGCTGGGCGAGGGCGTGCGGCTGGGCGTGGATCTGGAGCGCATCCGCGCGCGTCCGCGTGTACTGGAGATCGCCCAGCGCTTCTTTCATCCCGACGAAATCGCCTCGCTCGCTGCGCTGGCGCCGGACGCACAACACGCGCTGTTCTTTCGGCTGTGGTGCGCCAAGGAAGCCTTGCTCAAGGCGTATGGGCATGGCCTGTCGTTCGGCCTGCATCGGCTTGCGTATGCACTTACGCCCGACGATGCGCTGCACCTGCAGTGGTGCGATCCGGAGCTTGGCCAGGCCGCGCAGTGGCAGTTGCACGAATGGTGGGCTGCACCGGAGTGTCGCGCCGCGTTGGCGTTCTATCCGTTGGCGGGCGCGTAA
- a CDS encoding DUF485 domain-containing protein, with protein sequence MTVSNDALIAKIDANPKYHALRRQRNTLGWTLTALMLLAYYGYIGLIAFDKKFLARPIGAGVTSIGIPIAIGVMVFTVVITAIYVRRANNTYDQLSARILEEARK encoded by the coding sequence ATGACCGTCTCGAATGACGCGTTGATCGCCAAGATCGACGCCAATCCGAAGTACCACGCACTCAGGCGTCAGCGTAATACGCTGGGCTGGACACTCACCGCGCTGATGTTGCTGGCCTATTACGGCTACATCGGCCTGATCGCCTTCGACAAGAAATTTCTTGCCAGACCGATCGGTGCCGGCGTGACCTCGATCGGCATTCCGATCGCGATCGGGGTGATGGTGTTCACCGTCGTCATCACCGCCATCTACGTGCGTCGCGCCAACAACACCTACGACCAGCTGAGCGCCCGAATTCTGGAGGAAGCCCGCAAATGA
- a CDS encoding GlsB/YeaQ/YmgE family stress response membrane protein, with translation MGIIIWLIVGGIVGWLASIIMRRNAQQGIVLNVVVGIVGALIAGFLFGSGINQVITLWTFVWSLVGAVILLAIVNLFTRGRLR, from the coding sequence ATGGGTATCATCATCTGGTTGATCGTCGGCGGCATCGTGGGTTGGCTGGCCAGCATCATCATGCGTCGCAATGCGCAGCAGGGCATCGTCCTCAATGTGGTGGTCGGCATCGTGGGTGCGCTGATCGCTGGTTTCCTGTTTGGCAGCGGCATCAACCAGGTCATCACGCTGTGGACCTTCGTATGGTCTCTGGTGGGTGCGGTGATCCTGTTGGCCATCGTCAATCTCTTTACCCGCGGCCGCCTGCGCTAA
- a CDS encoding response regulator transcription factor produces the protein MTTLLIADDHPLFREALRGAVQRVMPGVQLLEADNVDALYTLADAQPDADLLLMDLNMPGAQGFSALVHMRSLHPQLPVVVVSAREEPTVMRRAIDHGAFGFIPKSADSDTIGRALATVLDGERWIPAEAQNLPPTDSEEREVGQRLRDLTPQQFRVLQMLGAGRLNKQIAYDLGVSEATIKAHVTAILRKLGVTNRTQAVLMAGKLAIDADGIVLPPPEDD, from the coding sequence ATGACCACCCTGCTGATTGCCGATGACCATCCCCTGTTTCGCGAGGCCTTGCGCGGGGCCGTGCAGCGGGTCATGCCGGGCGTGCAATTGTTGGAAGCCGACAACGTGGATGCGTTGTACACGCTGGCCGACGCGCAACCGGACGCGGACCTGCTGTTGATGGACCTCAATATGCCGGGCGCGCAGGGCTTCAGTGCGTTGGTGCACATGCGTTCGCTGCATCCGCAATTGCCGGTGGTGGTGGTGTCCGCACGCGAAGAGCCCACGGTGATGCGGCGCGCGATCGATCACGGCGCGTTCGGCTTCATTCCCAAATCCGCTGACTCGGACACCATCGGTCGCGCCTTGGCCACCGTGCTGGACGGCGAGCGCTGGATCCCGGCCGAAGCGCAAAACCTGCCACCCACCGACAGCGAAGAACGCGAGGTCGGTCAGCGTCTGCGCGACCTCACACCGCAACAATTTCGCGTGCTGCAGATGCTGGGCGCCGGGCGCCTCAACAAGCAGATCGCCTACGACCTGGGCGTGTCCGAAGCCACCATCAAGGCGCATGTCACCGCGATCCTGCGCAAGCTCGGCGTCACCAATCGCACCCAGGCCGTGTTGATGGCCGGCAAGCTCGCCATCGATGCCGACGGCATCGTGCTGCCCCCGCCGGAAGACGACTGA
- the xth gene encoding exodeoxyribonuclease III, translating into MKIASWNVNSLNVRLPHLQQWLTAFAPDVVGIQETKLEDHRFPDAALAELGYRSVFCGQKTYNGVAILSRSPALDVQMGIPGFDDVQQRVIAATVDGVRIINLYVVNGQDVGTDKYAYKLRWLAAAHDWIAQELQTYPQLVVLGDFNIAPDARDVHDATVWNEHHILTSTNERAALEKLLAMGLHDAFRLHTQDAEHFSWWDYRQAGFRRNLGLRIDLTLVSDALRTRAVESGIDREPRTWERPSDHAPAWVRLAEVGA; encoded by the coding sequence ATGAAGATTGCCTCCTGGAACGTCAACTCGCTCAACGTGCGTTTGCCGCACCTGCAACAGTGGCTCACCGCGTTCGCGCCGGACGTGGTTGGGATCCAGGAAACCAAGCTGGAAGACCATCGGTTTCCTGACGCAGCGCTGGCTGAGCTGGGCTACCGCAGCGTGTTTTGCGGGCAGAAGACCTACAACGGTGTCGCAATCCTGTCGCGCTCGCCGGCGCTGGACGTGCAGATGGGGATCCCCGGCTTCGACGACGTGCAGCAGCGGGTGATCGCTGCCACGGTCGATGGCGTGCGCATCATCAACCTGTATGTGGTCAACGGCCAGGACGTGGGCACCGACAAGTACGCCTACAAATTGCGCTGGCTGGCTGCAGCGCACGACTGGATCGCGCAGGAGCTGCAAACGTATCCGCAGCTGGTGGTGCTGGGCGACTTCAACATCGCCCCGGATGCGCGCGATGTGCACGATGCGACGGTGTGGAACGAACACCACATCCTCACCTCGACCAACGAGCGCGCCGCGTTGGAAAAACTGCTGGCGATGGGCTTGCACGATGCGTTTCGGTTGCACACCCAGGACGCCGAGCACTTCAGCTGGTGGGATTACCGCCAGGCCGGTTTCCGCCGCAATCTCGGCCTGCGCATCGACCTGACGCTGGTGTCCGACGCCTTGCGCACGCGCGCCGTGGAGTCGGGCATCGACCGCGAACCGCGTACCTGGGAACGCCCCAGCGATCATGCACCGGCGTGGGTGCGGCTGGCGGAGGTTGGCGCATGA
- a CDS encoding cation acetate symporter, giving the protein MSKYSRLLLILAGLLPAGIALAAGGEIGQVDKQPTNWVAIGMFGFFVLGTLWITKWAAAKTKSAADFYTAGGSITGFQNGLAIAGDYMSAASFLGITAAVMANGYDGLIYAIGFLVGWPILTFLMAERLRNLGKYTFADVAGYRFAPTAIRSFAASGTLVVVLFYLIAQMVGAGALIKLLFGLDYWIAVIMVGVLMMIYVLFGGMTATTWVQIIKAVLLLTGVTFMAVAIMWHFNFSFEALFAEGVRVKTAIAANGGASAADAAKAGLAIMGPGGFVKDPISAISFGMALMFGTAGLPHILMRFFTVPDAKQARKSVLWATTWIGYFYILIFIIGFGAIALVLTNPQFADVVTGTIHGGKGAANMAAVLVGNAVGGNVFMGFISAVAFATILAVVAGLTLSGASAVSHDLYATVIKQGNPAPGSELKVSRATTLVLGVIAVLLGIVFEKQNVAFMVSLAFAIAASANFPVLILSLLWKNCTTRGAVTGGFLGLISSLVLTILSPSVWVDTLGNAAGSAPFPYTSPALFSMTIGFVGIWLFSILDHSPQAANERAAFKAQQIRAETGLGASGASGH; this is encoded by the coding sequence ATGAGCAAGTATTCGCGCCTTCTTCTGATACTTGCCGGCTTGCTGCCTGCGGGCATCGCGCTGGCAGCCGGCGGTGAGATTGGCCAGGTCGACAAGCAGCCCACCAACTGGGTGGCGATCGGCATGTTCGGCTTCTTCGTGCTGGGCACCTTGTGGATCACCAAGTGGGCGGCGGCCAAGACCAAGTCGGCCGCCGACTTCTATACCGCCGGTGGCAGCATCACCGGTTTCCAGAATGGTCTGGCCATTGCCGGTGACTACATGTCGGCGGCCTCGTTCCTGGGAATTACCGCGGCAGTGATGGCCAACGGCTACGACGGTCTGATCTACGCGATCGGCTTTCTGGTCGGCTGGCCGATCCTGACCTTCCTGATGGCCGAACGGCTGCGCAACCTCGGCAAGTACACCTTCGCCGACGTGGCCGGTTACCGCTTCGCGCCGACCGCAATCCGCAGCTTTGCGGCGTCGGGCACGCTGGTGGTGGTGCTGTTCTATCTGATCGCGCAGATGGTCGGTGCCGGTGCCTTGATCAAGCTGTTGTTCGGTCTGGACTACTGGATCGCAGTGATCATGGTCGGCGTGCTGATGATGATCTACGTGCTGTTCGGCGGCATGACCGCAACGACCTGGGTGCAGATCATCAAGGCCGTGTTGCTGCTGACCGGCGTGACCTTCATGGCCGTGGCAATCATGTGGCACTTCAACTTCAGCTTCGAGGCGCTGTTTGCCGAGGGCGTGCGGGTGAAGACGGCGATTGCGGCCAACGGCGGTGCATCGGCGGCGGACGCGGCAAAAGCAGGCCTGGCGATCATGGGGCCGGGCGGTTTCGTGAAGGACCCGATTTCGGCGATTTCCTTCGGCATGGCGTTGATGTTCGGTACCGCCGGCCTGCCGCACATCCTGATGCGCTTCTTTACCGTTCCCGATGCCAAGCAGGCACGCAAGTCGGTGCTGTGGGCGACCACCTGGATTGGCTACTTCTACATCCTGATCTTCATCATTGGCTTCGGTGCCATCGCACTGGTGTTGACCAACCCGCAGTTCGCCGATGTCGTCACCGGCACCATCCACGGCGGCAAGGGCGCGGCCAACATGGCGGCAGTGCTGGTCGGCAATGCAGTGGGCGGCAACGTGTTCATGGGCTTCATCTCGGCGGTGGCCTTCGCCACCATCCTGGCGGTGGTTGCGGGTCTGACCCTGTCCGGCGCCTCGGCGGTGTCGCATGACCTGTACGCCACGGTGATCAAGCAGGGCAACCCGGCGCCTGGCTCCGAGCTCAAGGTCTCGCGTGCCACCACCCTGGTGCTGGGCGTGATCGCGGTGCTGCTGGGCATCGTGTTCGAGAAGCAGAACGTGGCCTTCATGGTGTCGCTGGCCTTCGCCATCGCCGCCTCGGCCAACTTCCCGGTGCTGATCCTGTCGTTGCTGTGGAAGAACTGCACCACCCGTGGCGCAGTGACCGGTGGTTTCCTCGGCCTGATCTCCTCGCTGGTGCTGACGATCCTGTCGCCGTCGGTGTGGGTGGACACGCTGGGCAATGCGGCCGGCTCGGCGCCGTTCCCGTACACCTCGCCGGCATTGTTCTCGATGACGATTGGTTTTGTCGGCATCTGGCTGTTCTCGATCCTGGACCACAGCCCGCAGGCGGCCAACGAACGCGCAGCGTTCAAGGCGCAGCAGATCCGTGCCGAAACCGGCCTGGGTGCCAGCGGTGCATCCGGTCACTGA
- a CDS encoding alkaline phosphatase D family protein, translated as MTASDPARRRILQGLGAGVLLPATAGWSARSLAAPSVRPIITDGVQSGDVLDGRAMLWSRADRPARLRVEWDTRPSLRQARRVDGTTASAAHDFTARADLSGLPRNQDIFNRVRFEDADSGVLSAPVHGHLRSAPQARGDVRFVWSGDTVGQGFGINPDIGGMRIYSAMRERNPDFFLHSGDTIYADSPIPAALTVEDGKRWRNLTTAAKSKVAETLDEFRGNYRYNLLDEHVRRFNAEVPQIWQWDDHETTNNWSPGKQLDARYHVRDIDVLAKRARQAFLEYAPMRGVRADGNGRIYRKIAYGPLLDVFVLDMRSYRGANSDNLQPQPGPDAAFLGPEQLAWLQRELAGSRAQWKVIAADMPIGLQVPDGEDANGRPRWEAIANGDPGAPRGREQEIATLLRFISRARIRNTVWLTADVHYCAAHYYHPDRAAFQEFEPFWEFVGGPLNAGSFGPNALDATFGPSVMFQKAPPAPNTSPLAGYQFFGEVEIDGRSGVLTVTLRDLDGVAQFRQPILPHAAG; from the coding sequence ATGACTGCCTCCGATCCCGCCCGCCGCCGCATCCTGCAAGGCTTGGGTGCCGGTGTGTTGTTGCCGGCTACCGCCGGCTGGTCAGCGCGCAGCCTGGCCGCGCCGTCGGTGCGGCCGATCATCACCGACGGGGTGCAAAGCGGCGATGTGCTGGACGGCCGCGCGATGCTGTGGAGCCGTGCCGATCGCCCGGCGCGGTTGCGGGTGGAATGGGACACCCGCCCAAGCCTGCGTCAGGCGCGACGCGTGGACGGCACGACAGCGTCGGCAGCGCACGACTTCACCGCACGCGCGGACCTCAGCGGCCTGCCGCGCAATCAGGACATCTTCAATCGCGTGCGCTTCGAAGATGCAGACAGCGGTGTACTGAGCGCACCGGTCCACGGTCATCTGCGCAGTGCACCGCAGGCGCGTGGCGATGTGCGCTTTGTCTGGAGCGGCGACACTGTTGGCCAGGGCTTCGGCATCAATCCGGATATCGGCGGCATGCGCATCTACTCGGCGATGCGCGAGCGAAATCCGGATTTCTTCCTGCACAGCGGCGACACCATCTACGCCGACAGCCCGATTCCGGCGGCGCTGACGGTCGAAGACGGCAAGCGCTGGCGCAATCTCACCACCGCAGCCAAGAGCAAGGTGGCCGAAACGCTGGACGAATTTCGCGGCAACTACCGTTACAACCTGCTCGATGAGCACGTGCGCCGTTTCAACGCAGAAGTGCCGCAAATCTGGCAATGGGACGACCACGAAACTACCAACAACTGGTCGCCCGGCAAGCAATTGGATGCGCGCTATCACGTGCGCGACATCGACGTGCTGGCCAAGCGCGCCCGCCAGGCCTTCCTGGAATACGCACCGATGCGCGGCGTGCGTGCCGATGGCAACGGACGCATCTATCGCAAGATCGCGTACGGCCCGCTGCTGGATGTATTCGTGCTGGACATGCGCAGCTACCGCGGCGCCAACAGCGACAACCTGCAACCGCAGCCTGGCCCCGATGCCGCGTTTCTCGGCCCGGAGCAATTGGCGTGGCTGCAACGCGAACTGGCCGGCTCGCGCGCGCAATGGAAAGTGATTGCCGCCGACATGCCGATCGGCCTGCAGGTCCCCGATGGCGAAGATGCGAACGGGCGACCGCGCTGGGAAGCCATCGCCAATGGCGACCCTGGTGCGCCGCGTGGCCGCGAGCAGGAAATCGCCACGCTGTTGCGCTTCATCAGCCGCGCACGCATCCGCAATACGGTGTGGCTGACGGCCGACGTGCATTACTGCGCGGCCCATTATTACCACCCCGATCGCGCCGCGTTTCAGGAGTTCGAACCGTTCTGGGAATTCGTCGGCGGCCCGCTCAATGCCGGCAGCTTCGGGCCGAATGCACTGGATGCGACGTTCGGCCCGAGCGTGATGTTTCAAAAAGCGCCACCTGCGCCCAACACCTCGCCGCTGGCCGGTTACCAGTTCTTCGGCGAGGTGGAGATCGATGGCCGCAGCGGCGTGCTTACGGTGACCTTGCGCGACCTGGATGGCGTGGCCCAGTTTCGTCAGCCGATTCTGCCGCACGCTGCGGGGTAA